Below is a genomic region from Kribbella qitaiheensis.
TCGCCAACGAGCCCACGCCCGGCCGAGCGCCCTATCTGCTCAGCCCGATTCTCTTCCCCACCGCGCCACTCCAGCCTGAAACCACGCAATAGCCGACCTTCGCCACCGTCCCCACCTGCGCGGCCCCGGATCCGTGATCCGGCCCAGACGTTCCAGCAATGATCGCCACCGAACACCATGGCGCGGGCAACACACGCTCATGCCGCTGTGAACCGCACACGGCCGGCAAACCCACCGCCACCGGCCGAACGACAACGGATGCCTGAGCCTGAGCAGGTTTCGCGGCCGGAACACCTGATGCGTTGGACGACAGTGGCGCGACAATCATGGCGCCGAAACAAGCAACGGACACCACCACAAACGATACGGTCGCCGTATTTATTGAATACTTTCGGAAATTCAAGGGCGCGTATCGACGCGCACCTCTACTTCCACAACCTCCGCGCCCAGATCGACGAACAACCCCGACGCATCGTGGTCGCGCCGCTCCCACTCGACTCGCGACACCACGGCCAGCCCACCGCTGCACCGCCCACGAACCGTCATCAAATTCACCGCCCGCCCCGCACCTGCGACGAGCTCCACCGCGACGCTCGCCTCGCCAGGAAAGGAGGCGACCGTACAGCGACCCACCGGCCGGCGCACACCGTCGATCCACAGAACTACATCGACCAACGGCATAAACACCCGATCCAAGCCCTCGAACTCCGAAAACGCCGCATTCCGCTCGAGCTCCGCGACGCTGAGCCGCCATCCGGCCGGATCATCCACGAGTTCCCGGGTGGTCCCGGCCCCGTTGCGCCAGGCGATGGCCTCGACAAGCTCCGGCCTCAGCACCCGCACCGCACGGTGCGGACGTGAGCCAGCAGTCATCAGCGCTCCTACCGACGTCGTCCGGAACCGGACGGCCAGCCTATCGCGGTACCGACCTACTTCTTGTTGCTCACGGCAACGACTGCCGCACGACCCGAGCCTGGTGCTGCTGATATCCTGAAGCAATCGCATGAATTGCCACTGCGATTCGCGCGGTCTCCCTGTCCCGCCAGAACTTCCAGACCTCCCAACAATCACTCCCCCGGCCGCCGCCAGCGCTGGAAAGCGCGGTCCCGACAGGGCCGCCGAAGAATCGAGACGGTTGAGTCCGATCAGCGGTTTCAACCCGCTGGCCCACGGGTAGGTCGGAGTGGAACTCGGGGAGTGGAAAGACTGTGGGACCGGAAATGGGAGGGAACCCTTGTCAACGCGGTACCCGTCGGCTCGAGCTGCCGACAACCGAGGGCACACGATGCCAACTGATGGACCGTCCGTTTCCCCCGAGGAGCTGATCTTCCGAGCCGGATAGCGAACCCTGATGGATGCATACGCCCTGCAACGAAGCTGGGACCAGGTCACGAAGCACGGTGAACAGGTACCGCTGTACTTCTACTCGCACCTTTTCGTGTCTCACCCCGAAGTGCGGTCGATGTTCCCGCTCTCCATGTCGAACCAGCGAGACAAATTCGTCGGCGCACTCGGCAGAATCGTCAGCCACGCCGACCAGCTCGACAAGGATTCGACCTTCCTGCAGCACCTCGGCCGCGACCATCGCAAGTACGCCGTCGTCGCGGAGCACTACAACGCCGTCGGCGCCTCGCTGTGCGCGACCCTGATGCATTTCCTGGGGCCTGAGTGGGACGAGGAACTCGCCGCGCAGTGGACGTCGGCCTATCAGGTGGTCGCGCGGATCATGGTCGAGGCGGCGGAGACGTCCTCGGAGTCCAGCCCGGACTGGTGGGACGCCGACGTGGTCTCTGCCGAGCGGCGGACGATGGATCTCACCCTGCTGACGGTCCGGCCGAGGCGCGCGTTCCAGTTCCTTCCTGGCCAGTCGGTTTCCATGGAGATTCCCCAACGACCCCGGCAGTGGCGATACTTCAGTCCGGCCAACGCCCCACGTCCGGACGGTTCCATCGATCTGCACGTGCAACAGATCGACGGTGGCCTGGTGAGCCCTGCCGTGGTGCGGTCCCTGAAGACCGGCGACGTCGTGAAGCTGGGGGCGCCGGTCGGCGACCGGCTGACCCGGCGCGCCGGCGACAAAAGGGAACTGCTACTGGTCGCCGGTGGCACCGGCCTCGCTCCGCTGCTGGCCGTGCTGGAGCAGATCGACCATGAGTGGCAACGATTTCAGATCGGACCTCTGGTCCATCTTCTCCACGGTGTCCGGATGCCCTGGCACCTCTACGACCGGCCACGGCTGCGGGAGCTGGCGCAGAAGCGGCCCTGGTTCGAATACACCGAGGTCGTGTCCGACGACTCGTCCTATCCCGGAACGCGCGGGAAGGTCGGCGCGGTCGCAGCCCGGCAGTCGACGTACGGGCGCACTGCGATGGTGTGCGGCGGCCCGCAGATGGTCGCGCACACGCTGGAGCAGCTGGCCGTCGCCGGCATGCAGCCCGAGGACATCAAGTACGAGCACTTCTACTACGCGGCCGCCGGCGAGCACGCCGTCGGGCCGGGGTTACCAGGTCAGGAGACAACCAGTGACGACGAACAACCACCGCCGCGGCACTTCGCATCAGACCCCCAGATCGATCCGCGACGAGGCGTTCCGGCGGCGGATGTGGGGACTCGACTCGGGCAGGGTCTACGGGTACCTCGATCAGCTGGCTGATCAGATACAGGCCACCGAGCGGGAGCTCAGTGAGAGCCGGGCCAGGAACCAGCGTCTCCAGACCGAGCTGCAGCGCGGGCGGGCGGAGCTACAGCGCGTTCAGGCGGAGCTGGACCACCACGAACAGACCGGTGACCGCGTGAACGAACAGGTCGTCCAGATGTTCAGCCAGGCACAGCTCGTCGTCGAGGAGATGGTCCAGGACGTCAGCCGGGACGCCCGCGAGCGCATCGGCCAAGCGCGCGCGCACGAGCGCCAGATCGTCGCGGAGGCCATGGACACGGCCGGCGAGCAGGTACGTTCGTACGCACAGTCGGCTCAGGCGCAGATGCAGTCGATCGTGAACTCGTTCGCCACCGAGGTCGACCAGCTCGGGAGCACGCCTGAGCCCGGCCGGTCCGGCACCGCTACGCCGCTCCAGAAGGACCACTTGCCCGACGACCCCAGGGACTGGGGAACCCATTTCCGGGACGCCGGCCGGCTGGGATCTCCGGGCACGGACTGACCGATGCCAGCCCTTCCGAGACCCACCCGGACCGCCCCAGTCCACCAGCCGGCGACACAGCTTCGCCTACTGGTGGTTCTCCCGCTCACGGTCGTCGGACTGGCTCTGGCCGTCGGCGCGGTCGAATTCGGCTGGAACGTGCCGACCAGCCGCCCGGCCGTCGTAGTACTGAGCCTGGCGATCCTCTTCCTGACGGTGGGGATCTGTGCCCGCCTCCTCGTCGCGGTTCACGCCGGAGAGAAGCTGTTCCAGATCGGCGACAGGCCGTGGCGCAAGGCGCCACGGGCCGGCCGGCGGGCATCATCAGGACCCGGCCGGATCCCGTCGAGGCCCGACCAGCCGGTGCGGCTCGACCATCCGTCGAGGCCCGGCCACTCGACCAGTCCGGACCACCCGATCAGGCCCACCGGCCGGCCTGATCCAGAACGGAGTGCCGAGAGCGCCGACATCGAGGTGGTTCGGGCCGCGGCCCGGGAGTTCCTCGAGCTCTTCCACGGCGAGAGCCCCCGGGCCGAGCGGCTGGGACCGCGGATCGCCGCGGTGATGCGGGAGATCGAACTGACCGGGACCTACTGGCACACGGCCGAGGAGCTGGCTTTCGGCGCCCGTGTCGCCTGGCGCAACAACGCACGGTGCATCGGCAGGCTGTATTGGCGCAGCCTCCAGGTGCGCGATCTGAGGACTGTCTCCGGCGCCGGTGATGTCGCTGGGAGCTGCTTCGACCATCTGCAGGTGGCTCACAACGGCGGGAAGATCCGGCCGATGATCAGCGTGTTCGCTCCCGAGACTCCGGCCAGGCCCGCCCCCCGGATCTGGAATGAGCAACTCGTCCGGTACGCCGGGTACGAGCAGCCGGACGGGCGCGTCCTCGGCGACCCCCGCTACCGGACTTTCACCAGCGAACTCGTCCAGCGCGGGTGGCAACCGCCCGATGTCCCGGGAGCCTTCGACGTGCTCCCACTCGTTGTGGAGACCGTCGAGGAGGGACCGCAGATGTTCCAGCTCCCCCGCCAAGCGGTACACGAGGTTCCCCTCGAGCACCCCGAGCTGGCGTGGTTCGCCGAGCTGGGCCTGCGGTGGCACGCGGTGCCGGTGATCAGCAACAACCGGCTCGTCATCGGCGGCGTCTCCTACCCGGCCGCTCCCTTCAACGGTTGGTACATGGGCACGGAAATCGGCGCCCGCAACCTCGGCGACAGCGACCGCTACGCCCTCGTACCCGAGATTGCGGAGCAGATGGGGCTCGACACCTCGGACGAGGCGACCCTGTGGCGAGACCGGGCCCTGGTCGAGCTCAACCGTGCGGTACTGCACTCGTTCACCGCGAACGGCGTAAGCATCACCGACCACCACACCGAATCCCGCAGATTCCTTATCCACCTGGAACGAGAAGAACGAGCAGGCCGCCGCTGCCCCGCGGACTGGACCTGGATCGTGCCACCGCTGTCCGGCTCGCAAACCCCGGTCTTCCACCGCTACTACACCGCCGAAACCCAACTCCCGAACTACCTGACCGACCCCGACGCAACCCACCGCTCCCTCCAAGGCGGCCCCCCGGCCTTCCCCTAACCCCAAGCCACCTTCGAAGATGGCGTCCGCGTACTCGACTCGAGCCTGAGAGGCATAAGACCTGCGACCGCCTGGCGAGCCGGACCGAGGACTTCGATGAGATCGTGGCCGCCTCCCGCGACAGCAATGCCGACGACGAGCACGATCCTGAGGGTTCAACGATCGCGGCAGCGTTGCCATCATGGGCGGCGGAGGCTAGTTGGTCCATGGCCGGCGAGTTGATGATGTATCGGACGTCTCGGGTACCTCGTTGATCTCGTACTTCTGCCTGAACATCTGCGGGTCTCGCCGCGGTGGCAAGCAAACTCAGGTAGTGACCTTGATCGCACAGCTGCCGTCGGCTCCGACCACCGCGACGGCCCTGACCGTCGTTGCTGCGGCTACAGTGACCTTCGCGCCGCAGACCTGCTCCAGCGGACCCAAGCCCTGTTCTCCGTCAGCTGGGCAGGTCTTTTCACACGCTCGGTGCCAGACGATTGCCCGATATCGCCCCTCGGCGAGGGTCTTGCTCAGCGCGATCGGTTGTAAGTAGGACTGCTCGAACATCGTCCGCGCTGCCAGGTCTTCGATCCGCA
It encodes:
- a CDS encoding HutD family protein, which gives rise to MTAGSRPHRAVRVLRPELVEAIAWRNGAGTTRELVDDPAGWRLSVAELERNAAFSEFEGLDRVFMPLVDVVLWIDGVRRPVGRCTVASFPGEASVAVELVAGAGRAVNLMTVRGRCSGGLAVVSRVEWERRDHDASGLFVDLGAEVVEVEVRVDTRP
- a CDS encoding globin domain-containing protein; amino-acid sequence: MDAYALQRSWDQVTKHGEQVPLYFYSHLFVSHPEVRSMFPLSMSNQRDKFVGALGRIVSHADQLDKDSTFLQHLGRDHRKYAVVAEHYNAVGASLCATLMHFLGPEWDEELAAQWTSAYQVVARIMVEAAETSSESSPDWWDADVVSAERRTMDLTLLTVRPRRAFQFLPGQSVSMEIPQRPRQWRYFSPANAPRPDGSIDLHVQQIDGGLVSPAVVRSLKTGDVVKLGAPVGDRLTRRAGDKRELLLVAGGTGLAPLLAVLEQIDHEWQRFQIGPLVHLLHGVRMPWHLYDRPRLRELAQKRPWFEYTEVVSDDSSYPGTRGKVGAVAARQSTYGRTAMVCGGPQMVAHTLEQLAVAGMQPEDIKYEHFYYAAAGEHAVGPGLPGQETTSDDEQPPPRHFASDPQIDPRRGVPAADVGTRLGQGLRVPRSAG
- a CDS encoding nitric oxide synthase oxygenase, with the protein product MVLPLTVVGLALAVGAVEFGWNVPTSRPAVVVLSLAILFLTVGICARLLVAVHAGEKLFQIGDRPWRKAPRAGRRASSGPGRIPSRPDQPVRLDHPSRPGHSTSPDHPIRPTGRPDPERSAESADIEVVRAAAREFLELFHGESPRAERLGPRIAAVMREIELTGTYWHTAEELAFGARVAWRNNARCIGRLYWRSLQVRDLRTVSGAGDVAGSCFDHLQVAHNGGKIRPMISVFAPETPARPAPRIWNEQLVRYAGYEQPDGRVLGDPRYRTFTSELVQRGWQPPDVPGAFDVLPLVVETVEEGPQMFQLPRQAVHEVPLEHPELAWFAELGLRWHAVPVISNNRLVIGGVSYPAAPFNGWYMGTEIGARNLGDSDRYALVPEIAEQMGLDTSDEATLWRDRALVELNRAVLHSFTANGVSITDHHTESRRFLIHLEREERAGRRCPADWTWIVPPLSGSQTPVFHRYYTAETQLPNYLTDPDATHRSLQGGPPAFP